The genomic window GCGTAGACTCCAAAGCGGCCGCTAGCTCTGCTTGTGGGAGGAGCACCGCCGCCCCGGCTTCCACGAGAAATCGGGCATTGGCGCTCTGGTGATCATCGATGGCGTAGGGCAAGGGAACGAGGATGGAAGGTCGCGCCGTGACCGCAAGCTCGGCAACGGTTAAGGCACCGGCGCGGCATATCACCAGCTGCGCCCAGGCGTAGGCTTCCGGCATATCCTCAAGGTACGGCTCCACCTTCCACTTGGCGTTGGTGACCGCCGCGTAATTGTTCTGCGTTGCATCGCTGTGCGTCGGGCCACACTGATGACGCCATTCGCATTTGTCGCCCAGGGCCGCCGCCACGGCGGGGATCGCATCATTAAGAGGCCGCGCTCCGAGGCTGCCCCCGAGCACCAGCACCCGCAGGGGCGTAGCGGAATTGGGCATCCATGGAAAATCCTTCGCCACGGGGAGCAGGTCTTTGCGCACGGGGTTGCCCAGATATTCGGCCTCGGGATATTCCGTCAGCACCCCGGGAAAGCCCGTCACAATCGCCGAGGCCAGACGCGCCAGGGCGCGATTTGCACTTCCGGGCACAGCGTTTTGCTCCTGCAGGAGCAAAGGTCGGCGCGTCATCCAGGCGGCGCAGGCAGCGGGGAACGAGGCATAACCGCCCATCCCCACAACCAGGGCCGGTCTGAAGCGCAGCATTACCCACAGGGACTGCAGTAACGACACACCCAGGAGCACCACGGCGAGGATCTGCTGGAGCAGACCCTTGCCTCGCAGCCCTCGCATGGGCAGGGGCAAAAACTGTATGTCAGCGTCCGGTACCACCCGCGCCTCAAGGCCTCGGCGGGTGCCGATCCAGGCGAGACGAAAACCGCGTTCACGCAAGTCCATAGCCACGGCGAGGGCAGGATAGACATGCCCCCCCGTACCACCGGCAAGCATCAACGCCAGAGGAGCGCTCATCGTTTGCGCCCTCCTTTTGGCTGGTTCCGCTCATGAGCAACGCGCAGCACCATGCTGAGCAACACACAGGCGGTGATGAGACTGGTGCCGCCATAGCTGATCAAGGGCAGGGTCAGGCCTTTGGTGGGCAACAGACCGGCGCTCACACCCATGTTGACAAAGGCTTGCCCTGAGAACATGAGCGCCACCCCAAAACAGAGATAGGCGGAGAACAGCTGTCCGTCTTTCTGCGCCTGTCGACCGAGGTAAAAGATCCGAAGCACCAGGGCCAGAAACAGACTGATGAGCACAAAGGCGCCCACGAAGCCCGTCTCTTCCGCCCAGATGGAAAACACAAAATCGGTATGGGCTTCGGGTAGATAAAACAACTTTTGCACACTGTTACCCAGCCCCACGCCGAACCACTCGCCGCGACCAAAGGCAATGAGCGACTGAATCAACTGAAAGCCTGAGCCGAAAGGATCGGCCCAGGGATCCGTATAGGCAATGAGACGTTGCAGGCGGTAGGGCGCTGCCTGAATCAGTAAGGCGCCCAGAGCACCGGTGGCCAGAATGATCAGGCTGAGGTGCGTCAGGCGCATACCCGCCAGGAACAGCATGCCAAAGGCCGTGGCGAACATGATCACCACGGCGCCGAAATCCGGCTCAGCCAACAACAATACGGCGACCAGCCCAAGAATCATGAGTGGCCGCAGGATGCCCTGCCAACTTTCCTGCAGGGTTTTCCCCTGGCGCAGGAGATAGCCTGAGAGATAAACAATCATCGCCGCCTTCGCCAACTCCGATGGCTGCAGGGTCAT from Congregibacter litoralis KT71 includes these protein-coding regions:
- the ftsW gene encoding putative lipid II flippase FtsW, coding for MTAAAATTPRATVAADTGRFPDLMLMAIAVALLLIGLIAISSASVGYAEASYNNMWHHSIRHLIYLALALISGFICYQVPVEFWYRSGWLLLLLSSLLLILVLIPGVGRNVNGSQRWLALGSMTLQPSELAKAAMIVYLSGYLLRQGKTLQESWQGILRPLMILGLVAVLLLAEPDFGAVVIMFATAFGMLFLAGMRLTHLSLIILATGALGALLIQAAPYRLQRLIAYTDPWADPFGSGFQLIQSLIAFGRGEWFGVGLGNSVQKLFYLPEAHTDFVFSIWAEETGFVGAFVLISLFLALVLRIFYLGRQAQKDGQLFSAYLCFGVALMFSGQAFVNMGVSAGLLPTKGLTLPLISYGGTSLITACVLLSMVLRVAHERNQPKGGRKR
- the murG gene encoding undecaprenyldiphospho-muramoylpentapeptide beta-N-acetylglucosaminyltransferase translates to MSAPLALMLAGGTGGHVYPALAVAMDLRERGFRLAWIGTRRGLEARVVPDADIQFLPLPMRGLRGKGLLQQILAVVLLGVSLLQSLWVMLRFRPALVVGMGGYASFPAACAAWMTRRPLLLQEQNAVPGSANRALARLASAIVTGFPGVLTEYPEAEYLGNPVRKDLLPVAKDFPWMPNSATPLRVLVLGGSLGARPLNDAIPAVAAALGDKCEWRHQCGPTHSDATQNNYAAVTNAKWKVEPYLEDMPEAYAWAQLVICRAGALTVAELAVTARPSILVPLPYAIDDHQSANARFLVEAGAAVLLPQAELAAALESTLQKLLDDPQGLASMSRAAGSCARPHATAAIADRAEALTR